The DNA window GACAATCAGATGATATTGGATTGCCAGCCTGTCTGTTGCTTGAATGGTCGTCATGCTATGTTCGACAATCAGATGATATTGGATTGCCAGCCTGTCTGTTGCTTGAATGGTCGTCATTGTGAGTCTGACAATCAGATGATATTGGATTGCCAGCCTGTCTGTTGCTTGAATGGTCGTCATTGTGAGTCTGACAATCAGATGATATTGGATTGCCAGCCTGTCTGTTGCTTGAATGGTCGTCATGCTATGTCCGACAATCAGATGATATTGGGTTGCCAGCCTGTCTGTTGCTTGAATGGTCGTCATGCTATGTCCGACAATCAGATGATATTGGGTTGCCAGCCTGTCTGTTGCTTGAATGGTCGTCATGCTATGTCCGACAATCAGATGATATTGGATTGCCAGCCTGTCTGTTGCTTGAATGGTCGTCATGCTATGTCCGACAATCAGATGATATTGGATTGCCAGCCTGTCTGTTGCTTGAATGGTCGTCATGCTATGTTCGACAATCAGATGATATTGGATTGCCAGCCTGTCTGTTGCTTGAATGGTCGTCATTCTATGTCCGACAATCAGATGATATTGGATTGCCAGCCTGTCTGTTGCTTGAACGGTCGTCATGCTATGTCCGACAATCAGATGATATTGGATTGCCAGCCTGTCTGTTGCTTGAATGGTCGTCATGCTATGTTCGACAATCAGATGATATTGGATTGCCAGCCTGGCTGTTGCTTGAATGGTCGTCATTCTATGTCCGACAATCAGATGATATTGGATTGCCAGCCTGTCTGTTGCTTGAATGGTCGTCATGCTATGTCCGACAATCAGATGATATTGGATTGCCAGCCTGTCTGTTGCTTGAATGGTCGTCATGCTATGTCCGACAATCAGATGATATTGGATTGCCAGCCTGTCTGTTGCTTGAATGGTCGTCATGCTATGTCCGACAATCAGATGATATTGGATTGCCAGCCTGTCTGTTGCTTGAATGGTCGTCATGCTATGTCCGACAATCAGATGATATTGGATTGCCAGCCTGTCTGTTGCTTGAATGGTCGTCATGCTATGTCCGACAATCAGATGATATTGGATTGCCAGCCTGTCTGTTGCTTGAATGGTCGTCATGCTATGTCCGACAATCAGATGATATTGGATTGCCAGCCTGTCTGTTGCTTGAATGGTCGTCATTCTATGTCCGACAATCAGATGATATTGGATTGTCGGCAGCTGTCCTACTCGTCGCCCTCGTATGAATGGCGATGAAACAAGTCCTGTTCGTCGCCCTCGTATGTATGGCGATGAAACACGTCCTGttcgtctttttgtttgtttgtttgtttaacgcccagccgaccacgaagggccatatcagggcggtgctgctttgacatataacgtgcgccacacacaagacagaagtcgcagcacaggcttcatgtctcacccagtcacattattctgacaccggaccaaccagtcctagcactaaccccataatgccagacgccaggcggagcagccactagattgccaattttaaagtcttaggtatgacccggccggggttcgaacccacgacctcccgactgatcacggggcggacgccttaccactaggccaaccgtgccggtctcctGTTCGTCGCCCTCGTATGTGTGGCAATGAAACAAGTCCTGTTCGTCGCCAACGTATGTATACTgacgtccaaaagaaacgcgaaaaatatTTATTTCACAAATAATGTTTTTCTGGATTAACAAAAGTTGCGTTATTTTTGGCAGCCAGTATATCAAGACCGATGTTTGAGGAAGGTGTATTGTGAATTTTACCGCATCAGCGCACTTGCAATCCACGTAAAGCCCGAGTTAGCTGAGACATTTTTCTTGTGCAGTTCAGCTGCACGTGCAAGAAAAGCACAAAAGCTGATCAGTGAGTGGTGTTATGTTCACTGTCACTAGAGGATAACAATGCCACAAAGTTACAGGTTTCATCAGTCCCTCAATCGACGCTATCACCATGCCAAGACTCACTTCTGCTGAACGCGAGAGAGCCATTGGACGTCTGGAGGCTGGGGACACGCCGGAAGCCGTGGCTGCGACTTTCCAATGTCACATATCCACCATTTATCGTCTCCTGCAGCGGTTTGTGATAACTGGCTCTACTGCTGATGCCGAGCAAAGCGGCAGACCCCGAGTGACGACGCCAAGGCAAGATCGGCACATTTTCCCAAGCCATGTTGCACATCCCTTCAGAACAGCTGCAGAAACAGCCAGAACTGTTATAGGGACACACCAGGCACCCATTTCTAGGCAAACGGCCAGCCGGCGACTGCGCTTCAGAGGGCTGAGGAACTGTCGTCCAGCCCCCTCACCGTGCGCCATAGACAGACACGCCTGCATTGGGCGCAAGGCCACCTCAATTGGAACAATGTTCGCTGGCAGAACGTGCTTTTCAGCGATGAAAGCCGTTTCTGCATTGACCATGCCGACGGGCGTGTTCGGGTATGGAGAAGAAGTGGTTACCACTATGCTGACAACTGTGTCGTGGAGAACATCGCTTGGGGTGGGCCCAGCCTCATGTTGTGGGGCGCCATCGGCCACAACCAGGTGCATTGAGCGGACCAACGTGTTGCTTGCCTGGGAATGTTGGTCCAGGCCTGCCGGACGCCCGGCAGGCCTGGACCAACATTCCCAGGCAAGCCAGCAACACGTTGGTCCGCTCAATGCACCGCCGATGCCAGGCCGTCATCGATGCTAATGGGGGCCACACACGCTATTGACTGTTCTGTTAAGCGCTAATAACGCATCGTCTCCGCAACCTTACTGTGTTATGGACCATAAGTCAGTGTTCTACTCTACCAAAAATTGGACATTAATAATGAAATTTGAATTTTTGTACGATTTTTTTATTAGGCAATAAATGACACTAGACActgtttttcgcgtttcttttggacgtcAGTATATAACGATGAAACAAGTCTGCGCCTTGCGTTACGGACAGCAGCAGTTAGTTAGATAGTTGTTTCTTTtggggtccagcggaccatataggccaaatcaggaccccaggaCAGCAGCAGATTGTTTGACGAAGCAGCCTACGGAACTTAGAAATGAAGAGCAGGTAGAAGACGATGTTGATTGCAGAGTTGACAACTTCAAATAGATCCGCAACGGCGAACATAAGGCCAGTGCAAAATTGTCCACAGTCACTTTCGATAGTAGGTTGGCCCTCTACCATGCATGCTAAACTGACGGGATAGGCGATGGTGGAGGAGACGCTGAGACACACGATGGCGAGTAGCAGACGGTAGAATCGTGACGATGAAGCTGCCCATGATGTTGTGTGAGCAGCGATTTGCCTTCTGTGCGCGATCAGCTTGCGCACCAGACTGACGTTGAGACACACCAGCACCATCACTGGGAGAGCCAGGCAGGTACCATGTATAATGTAATAGGTTCTGAGACGAAGGTGCTGGAAGTAGACTGCAGTAATCACGTACGGAAGACCCGCTAGAAAACACAAGAAAATCATGAGTACACAGCCGGTAATCGCCCGACGTTTGGACAGCAGAATTTTCATTCGAAGAGGTCTAAACACAGCGATCCATCTGATGATGATCAGAGCTAGCGTCGTGTGCACCGTGAGGAGCCGGCTGTAGACGTAGAAACTGTGAAAGACTAAAGGCACTGTCACGAGAATGCCACAGTGCCTGAGTAGAAACTCGACAAGCAGGAATGTATCTGAAACAGCCAGAACCTTGAGGAAGAGGGTGGTCGGATTGAAATGTGACTCTGCACTCCACACAACCAAGCACACGAGGTTTCCAAACACACCCAAAACAGCAACAGGACTGGTGACGTAGTGGTTCAACACTCGTTCAGCTGGTAGCACAGAGGGATCTGCATGCAGGCTAACTGTGCAAGCGGTAGTATCGTCAGTAGACTCGTTCATGATGGTGTTTGAGTCCGGCGCTGGTTCTGTACGACGCCTAtttctcgagataggtgtgaccacatgacgtcatttcAGCTGTCGTCATCCGAGATCTTTTCGTATTCCagtcatttcccagttctgtgttctgtatggaagggcgctggttctgtgcgacgcttagttttcgagataggtgtgacctgACGAAGAACATCACGACACATCTTTCAAAAATAGAATTATGTTACGTTTGGCatcaatctgggagttatttctcTGGTAACGTTGTGCAAAATTAGATCTGGGCTGTTCGGTTGAGGCGGATTACTTTGATTAACATgactacatgtaatgatgagaaaacgtacaaaacacaaaaacgaacgGGGAAACCGACGAGTTGACACATGCTCGACTCGAGAACCCGGGCGCGTGtaaggtaggggaagggctcctaatatggaccggctcctaatatggaccacctcctgttctgacaaactaacggcgctagagcgctcaaaataTTTTCGTTCgttgtattcaccctctctggataacttgcacatgtcaaaacagttgtagaaacacaaacctcaaacccgttaggctttttctcttttttcacttttggcagcgttcactctaaatttgccgcctaaaacggcctcgtttctgtccacagccaaagctgttatcacacaaaagTTGTGATGTTTGACAGCTAAGacggtatttgttacattttagcagtgttgaccccgagtttctactgcaaacaaaaaataatagcaacatatcaaagtatgtgtgtgtcccctaatatggaccgccttaaaaaaaatcgaagaaaatcaaatctaaaggctattttcattaatttattcagaagct is part of the Littorina saxatilis isolate snail1 linkage group LG6, US_GU_Lsax_2.0, whole genome shotgun sequence genome and encodes:
- the LOC138968208 gene encoding rhodopsin, GQ-coupled-like: MNESTDDTTACTVSLHADPSVLPAERVLNHYVTSPVAVLGVFGNLVCLVVWSAESHFNPTTLFLKVLAVSDTFLLVEFLLRHCGILVTVPLVFHSFYVYSRLLTVHTTLALIIIRWIAVFRPLRMKILLSKRRAITGCVLMIFLCFLAGLPYVITAVYFQHLRLRTYYIIHGTCLALPVMVLVCLNVSLVRKLIAHRRQIAAHTTSWAASSSRFYRLLLAIVCLSVSSTIAYPVSLACMVEGQPTIESDCGQFCTGLMFAVADLFEVVNSAINIVFYLLFISKFRRLLRQTICCCPGVLIWPIWSAGPQKKQLSN